The following are encoded together in the Variovorax sp. PBS-H4 genome:
- a CDS encoding NAD-dependent epimerase/dehydratase family protein — protein sequence MSQLVLITGGAGFIGSHLADELLARGLRVRVLDNLASQVHGSDARRPDYLDCGVELMHGDVCDPAAVRSALRGVDAVFHFASAVGVGQSMYEVMHYTRTNNLGTAVLLEALIEKPVAQLIVASSMSLYGEGLYRTARGETRVVGERSLEQLRRADWEWRDDEGAQLLPAPTPETKVPALASVYALSKFDQERMCLMIARAYGMKAVALRFFNAYGPRQALSNPYTGVLAIFASRLLNDSPPRIFEDGWQQRDFVSVYDIARACRLALETPAAAGEVFNIGSGEACTVREIAQRLAAVTGKEHLQPEITGKYRVGDIRHCFADISKARDVLGYTPQVKLDDGLAELAAWLEGQAAVDRVAQASAELDARGLAI from the coding sequence ATGTCGCAGCTTGTGCTCATTACCGGGGGAGCCGGCTTCATCGGCTCCCATCTCGCGGACGAACTTCTCGCGCGCGGCCTTCGCGTGCGCGTCCTCGACAACCTCGCCTCGCAGGTGCATGGCAGCGATGCACGAAGACCTGACTACCTCGACTGCGGCGTGGAGCTGATGCACGGCGACGTGTGCGACCCCGCCGCGGTGCGCAGCGCGCTGCGCGGCGTCGATGCGGTCTTCCACTTTGCTTCGGCGGTGGGCGTCGGCCAGAGCATGTACGAGGTGATGCACTACACGCGCACCAACAACCTCGGCACCGCGGTGCTGCTCGAGGCCTTGATCGAAAAGCCGGTCGCGCAGTTGATCGTGGCCTCCAGCATGAGCCTCTATGGAGAAGGCCTGTACCGCACGGCGCGCGGCGAGACCCGCGTCGTGGGCGAGCGTTCGCTCGAGCAGCTGCGCCGCGCCGACTGGGAATGGCGTGACGACGAGGGTGCGCAGCTCCTGCCCGCGCCGACGCCCGAGACCAAGGTGCCTGCGCTGGCCTCGGTGTACGCGCTCTCCAAATTCGACCAGGAGCGCATGTGCTTGATGATCGCCCGTGCCTACGGCATGAAGGCGGTGGCGCTGCGCTTCTTCAATGCGTACGGGCCGCGGCAGGCGCTGTCGAACCCCTACACCGGCGTGCTGGCGATCTTCGCCTCGCGCCTGCTGAACGACAGCCCGCCCCGGATCTTCGAGGACGGGTGGCAGCAGCGCGATTTCGTCAGCGTCTACGACATCGCCCGTGCCTGCCGTCTTGCACTGGAGACGCCGGCAGCCGCTGGCGAGGTGTTCAACATCGGCAGCGGCGAAGCCTGCACGGTGCGCGAGATCGCGCAGCGGCTGGCCGCGGTCACCGGCAAGGAGCATCTGCAGCCGGAGATCACGGGCAAGTACCGCGTGGGCGACATCCGGCACTGCTTCGCCGATATCTCGAAGGCGCGCGATGTCCTGGGCTATACGCCGCAGGTGAAGCTCGACGACGGCTTGGCCGAGCTGGCGGCCTGGCTCGAAGGGCAGGCGGCGGTCGACCGCGTGGCCCAGGCCAGCGCCGAACTCGACGCGCGGGGGCTCGCAATATGA
- a CDS encoding CgeB family protein, translating into MRVVIFCHSLVSDWNHGNAHFLRGVCSELVARGHSLVVCEPRDAWSRVNLLAEHGDAALAAFAGAYPELRSRLYDEATLDLEEALDGADLVLVHEWSSHALVRRIGLHRRTHRDYRLLFHDTHHRSVTDAAGMARYDLSDYDGVLAFGNVIRDLYRDRGWARQAWTWHEAADVRRFHPIEGLAREGDLVWIGNWGDDEREAELGEFLLEPVRQLGLKARIHGVRYPAHALERLQRAGIEYGGWLPNHEAPRVFGHHAVTVHVPRRPYARALPGIPTIRMFEALACGIPLVSAPWDDAEGLFHPGRDYLVAQDGRAMKRHLRALLADPEARRELSANGRRTVLGRHTCSHRVDELLGILAELQPAARASPSIA; encoded by the coding sequence ATGCGCGTCGTGATCTTCTGCCACTCGCTGGTGTCCGACTGGAACCACGGCAATGCGCACTTCCTGCGCGGCGTCTGCAGCGAGCTCGTCGCCCGTGGCCATTCGCTGGTGGTCTGCGAACCGCGCGATGCCTGGAGCCGCGTGAACCTGCTGGCCGAACACGGCGATGCCGCGCTCGCCGCCTTCGCCGGCGCCTACCCGGAGCTGCGCAGCCGCCTCTACGACGAAGCCACGCTCGACCTGGAGGAGGCGCTCGACGGCGCGGACCTGGTGCTCGTGCACGAGTGGAGCTCGCATGCGCTGGTGCGCCGCATCGGCTTGCACCGCCGGACGCACCGGGACTACCGCCTGCTGTTCCACGACACGCACCACCGCAGCGTGACCGATGCGGCGGGCATGGCCCGGTACGACCTGTCGGACTACGACGGCGTGCTCGCGTTCGGCAACGTGATCCGCGACCTGTACCGGGACCGCGGCTGGGCGCGGCAGGCGTGGACCTGGCACGAGGCCGCGGATGTGCGCCGCTTCCACCCCATCGAAGGCCTGGCGCGCGAGGGCGACCTCGTGTGGATCGGCAACTGGGGCGACGACGAGCGCGAGGCCGAGCTCGGCGAATTCCTGCTGGAGCCGGTGCGGCAACTCGGCCTGAAGGCGCGCATCCATGGCGTGCGCTATCCGGCGCATGCGCTCGAGCGGCTGCAGCGCGCCGGCATCGAGTACGGCGGCTGGCTTCCCAATCACGAGGCACCGCGCGTGTTCGGGCACCATGCGGTCACCGTGCACGTGCCGCGCCGGCCCTATGCCAGGGCGCTGCCCGGCATCCCGACCATCCGCATGTTCGAGGCACTGGCCTGCGGCATTCCCCTGGTCTCCGCGCCCTGGGACGACGCCGAAGGGCTGTTCCATCCCGGCCGCGACTACCTGGTGGCGCAGGACGGCCGCGCCATGAAGCGGCATCTGCGCGCCTTGCTGGCCGATCCCGAAGCGCGGCGCGAGCTGTCGGCGAACGGGCGGCGCACCGTGCTCGGGCGCCACACCTGCTCGCATCGGGTCGACGAGCTGCTCGGCATTCTTGCCGAGCTCCAGCCCGCCGCCCGAGCGTCACCCAGCATCGCGTGA
- a CDS encoding CgeB family protein, with product MDIAFFGSSLVSAYWNGAATYYRGIVRALHGRGHRVRFYEPDAYGRQQHRDIEDPDWAEVIVYPGEGEHHALRMVEQARGADLVVKASGVGVFDALLEAAVLDLKGPGTRVAFWDVDAPATLERMHADPSDPFRALVPGYDLVLTYGGGEPVVAAYEGFGARRCVPIYNALDPATHHPVEPLPHFVADLSFLGNRLPDREARVDEFFLRAAAQLHEGRFLLGGSGWEDKAMPSNVKYIGHVYTADHNAFNATAKAVLNISRESMARYGFSPATRVFEAAGAGACLITDAWDGIELFLEPEREVLVASSGDEVAAHLERLDPVSAHRIGQAACRRLLAHHTYAHRAAELEALLEGREIARVAELAQ from the coding sequence ATGGACATCGCCTTCTTCGGCTCCAGCCTGGTCTCGGCCTACTGGAACGGCGCCGCGACCTATTACCGCGGCATCGTGCGCGCGCTGCACGGGCGCGGGCACCGTGTGCGCTTCTACGAACCCGATGCCTACGGACGCCAGCAGCACCGCGACATCGAAGACCCCGACTGGGCCGAGGTGATCGTCTACCCCGGCGAGGGCGAGCACCATGCGCTGCGCATGGTCGAACAGGCGCGCGGCGCCGACCTGGTGGTCAAGGCCAGCGGCGTCGGCGTGTTCGATGCGTTGCTGGAGGCTGCCGTGCTCGACCTCAAGGGCCCCGGCACCCGCGTCGCCTTCTGGGACGTGGACGCGCCTGCCACGCTGGAGCGCATGCACGCCGACCCGTCCGACCCCTTCCGCGCCCTGGTGCCCGGCTACGACCTGGTGCTCACCTACGGCGGCGGCGAGCCGGTGGTAGCCGCCTACGAGGGCTTCGGGGCGCGGCGCTGCGTGCCCATCTACAACGCGCTCGATCCGGCCACCCATCACCCGGTGGAGCCGCTGCCGCACTTCGTGGCGGACCTGTCGTTCCTGGGCAACCGGCTGCCGGACCGCGAGGCGCGCGTCGACGAGTTCTTCCTGCGTGCCGCCGCCCAGCTGCACGAAGGCCGCTTCCTGCTCGGCGGCAGCGGCTGGGAGGACAAGGCGATGCCCAGCAACGTGAAGTACATCGGCCATGTCTACACGGCCGACCACAACGCCTTCAACGCGACGGCGAAGGCGGTGCTCAACATCAGCCGCGAGAGCATGGCGCGCTACGGCTTCTCGCCCGCCACGCGCGTGTTCGAGGCGGCCGGCGCCGGCGCCTGCCTCATCACCGATGCGTGGGACGGCATCGAGCTTTTCCTGGAGCCGGAGCGCGAGGTGCTGGTCGCGTCCAGCGGCGACGAGGTGGCCGCGCACCTGGAGCGGCTGGACCCGGTATCCGCGCACCGCATCGGCCAGGCCGCGTGCCGGCGGCTGCTGGCGCATCACACCTACGCGCACCGGGCCGCCGAGCTCGAGGCGCTGCTCGAAGGCCGCGAGATTGCGCGGGTGGCGGAGCTGGCCCAATGA
- a CDS encoding NAD-dependent epimerase/dehydratase family protein, translated as MTPANASKVRVLNGGAAREGLTLITGGAGFVGANLAHRLLSEKQPVLVLDNLSRAGVERNLAWLRDTHREGLEIATADVRDAKAVERAVARARRVFHFAAQVAVTTSLVDPREDFSINALGTLNVLEAARSQRVPPSVIMTSTNKVYGGLEDIALELRGQRYAPVSQELAGHGIGESRPLDFHSPYGCSKGTADQYVHDYARSFGLKTVVFRMSCIYGRHQFGTEDQGWVAHFLLRALDRKPITIYGDGRQVRDILFVDDLVDAFLLADRHIERLSGQAFNIGGGPENVISLLDLLQHIERLDGRRPQTEAGGWRTGDQRYYVSDIRRFREATGWAPRIGAAEGIERLHRWLREMRGAAPAGLAADIGIGREPQCLPAS; from the coding sequence ATGACGCCGGCCAACGCAAGCAAGGTCAGGGTCCTCAATGGCGGCGCGGCCCGCGAAGGGCTCACGCTCATCACCGGCGGCGCCGGCTTCGTCGGTGCCAACCTCGCACATCGCCTGCTGTCCGAGAAGCAACCGGTGCTCGTGCTCGACAACCTGTCGCGCGCCGGCGTCGAACGCAACCTGGCCTGGCTGCGCGATACCCATCGCGAAGGCCTGGAGATCGCCACCGCGGACGTGCGCGACGCCAAGGCGGTGGAGCGCGCCGTCGCGCGTGCGCGCCGCGTGTTCCACTTCGCGGCGCAGGTGGCGGTGACCACCAGCCTGGTCGATCCCCGCGAGGACTTCTCGATCAATGCACTGGGCACGCTCAACGTGCTGGAGGCCGCGCGGTCGCAGCGGGTGCCGCCTTCGGTCATCATGACCTCGACCAACAAAGTCTATGGCGGCCTGGAGGACATCGCCCTGGAGTTGCGCGGGCAGCGCTACGCGCCGGTCTCGCAGGAGCTCGCCGGCCATGGCATCGGGGAGTCGCGCCCGCTCGACTTCCACAGCCCCTATGGCTGCTCCAAGGGCACGGCCGACCAGTACGTGCACGACTACGCGCGCAGCTTCGGGCTGAAGACGGTGGTGTTCCGGATGAGCTGCATCTATGGGCGGCACCAGTTCGGCACCGAGGACCAGGGCTGGGTCGCGCACTTCCTGCTGCGCGCGCTCGACCGCAAGCCGATCACGATCTACGGCGACGGAAGGCAGGTGCGCGACATCCTGTTCGTCGACGACCTGGTGGACGCGTTCCTGCTGGCCGATCGGCACATCGAGCGGCTCTCCGGCCAGGCATTCAACATCGGCGGCGGGCCGGAGAACGTCATCAGCCTGCTGGACCTGCTGCAGCACATCGAACGGCTCGACGGCAGGCGGCCGCAGACGGAAGCGGGCGGCTGGCGCACCGGTGACCAGCGCTACTACGTGTCGGACATCCGCCGCTTCCGGGAGGCCACGGGCTGGGCCCCGCGCATCGGCGCGGCCGAAGGCATCGAGCGTCTCCATCGCTGGCTGCGCGAGATGCGCGGCGCCGCGCCGGCAGGCCTGGCGGCGGACATCGGCATCGGCCGGGAGCCCCAATGCTTGCCGGCGTCATAA
- a CDS encoding MDR/zinc-dependent alcohol dehydrogenase-like family protein, whose amino-acid sequence MLAGVISAPREATLARVERPAPGPGQVLLRLEGSGVCASSLPLWEGRTWFDYPQAAGAPGHEGWGRIAAVGEGVQGLREGMRVAALSYRAHAEYDVADAHAVVPIPPELDHAAMPAEPLGCAVNIFRRSGIEAGQTVAIVGIGFLGALLTRLAANAGARVIAISRRPFALEVARQAGAAETILMDEHARILEEAKRITEGRWCERVIEAVGLQWPLDLAGELTGERGRLVIAGYHQDGLRQVNLQLWNWRGIDVVNAHERDPARYIEGIRGAIDLMAAGVLDPEPLITHRLPLDRLGEALELTRKRPDGFLKAVVTSH is encoded by the coding sequence ATGCTTGCCGGCGTCATAAGCGCCCCGCGCGAGGCCACGCTGGCGCGCGTGGAGCGGCCCGCCCCCGGGCCGGGGCAGGTGCTGCTGCGCCTGGAAGGCTCGGGCGTGTGCGCATCGAGCCTGCCCTTGTGGGAAGGCCGCACGTGGTTCGACTATCCCCAGGCAGCCGGGGCACCCGGACATGAAGGCTGGGGCCGCATCGCGGCCGTCGGCGAGGGCGTGCAAGGCCTGCGCGAAGGCATGCGGGTCGCGGCGCTGAGCTATCGCGCGCACGCCGAGTACGACGTGGCGGATGCCCACGCGGTGGTGCCGATCCCGCCCGAGCTCGACCATGCCGCCATGCCCGCCGAGCCGCTCGGCTGCGCCGTGAACATCTTCCGCCGCAGCGGCATCGAGGCCGGGCAGACCGTGGCCATCGTCGGCATCGGCTTCCTCGGAGCCCTGCTCACGCGGCTGGCCGCGAACGCCGGTGCGCGCGTGATCGCGATCTCACGCCGTCCGTTTGCGCTGGAGGTCGCGCGCCAGGCCGGCGCGGCCGAGACGATCCTCATGGACGAGCACGCGCGCATCCTCGAAGAAGCGAAGCGGATCACCGAAGGGCGCTGGTGCGAGCGCGTGATCGAAGCCGTCGGGCTGCAATGGCCGCTCGACCTGGCCGGCGAGCTCACGGGCGAGCGCGGGCGGCTCGTGATTGCGGGCTATCACCAGGACGGCCTGCGCCAGGTCAACCTGCAGCTGTGGAACTGGCGCGGCATCGACGTCGTCAACGCGCACGAACGCGACCCGGCCCGCTACATCGAGGGCATCCGCGGCGCCATCGACCTGATGGCCGCGGGCGTGCTCGACCCCGAGCCGCTGATCACGCACCGCCTGCCGCTCGACCGGCTCGGCGAGGCACTGGAGCTCACTCGCAAGCGGCCCGACGGATTTCTCAAGGCCGTGGTCACCAGCCACTGA
- a CDS encoding glycosyltransferase family 4 protein, producing the protein MADERPFHVLMTADCVGGVWTHALELAAALGRLGGRVTLASMGAPLTPAQRAQAAGIPALSLHESTWRLEWMDDPWDDVAAAGHWLQQLEQSLRPDVVHLNQFAFGALRFRAPTLVVAHSCVLSWWRAVRGGSAPASFDRYRRAVAAGLAGAGLVAAPTHAMLASLAENHGLARPGLVLPNGRDPLAYRPAAKQPVVLSAGRLWDEAKNLAALEAVAAELPWPVRVAGATRSPGGGMRETHAVEPLGELSPSALAVQMSQAAIYALPARYEPFGQSALEAALSGCALVLGDIGSLRELWGPAALYVPPDDHGALRDALLRLIAQPSLRDRLARSARARALRFTPARMAHAYRRAYRQLIAHASPPPTPRLEEFSCAS; encoded by the coding sequence ATGGCCGATGAGCGCCCGTTCCACGTCCTGATGACGGCCGACTGCGTGGGCGGCGTCTGGACCCACGCGCTGGAACTGGCTGCCGCGCTCGGCAGGCTCGGCGGGCGCGTCACGCTGGCCAGCATGGGAGCACCGCTCACTCCGGCGCAGCGCGCGCAGGCGGCGGGCATTCCGGCGCTGTCGCTGCACGAGAGCACGTGGCGGCTCGAATGGATGGACGACCCCTGGGACGACGTCGCCGCCGCGGGGCACTGGCTGCAGCAGCTCGAGCAGTCGCTGCGTCCTGACGTGGTGCACCTCAACCAGTTCGCCTTCGGTGCCTTGCGCTTCCGTGCGCCCACGCTGGTGGTGGCGCACTCGTGCGTGCTGTCGTGGTGGCGCGCGGTGCGTGGCGGCAGCGCGCCTGCGAGCTTCGATCGCTACCGACGCGCGGTGGCCGCCGGCCTGGCCGGCGCCGGGCTGGTCGCCGCGCCGACGCACGCCATGCTTGCATCGCTCGCCGAGAACCACGGGCTGGCACGGCCCGGCCTGGTGCTGCCCAACGGGCGCGATCCGCTGGCCTACCGTCCCGCGGCCAAGCAGCCGGTGGTGCTGTCGGCGGGACGCCTGTGGGACGAGGCCAAGAACCTGGCGGCGCTCGAGGCCGTGGCCGCCGAGCTGCCCTGGCCGGTTCGCGTGGCGGGTGCCACGCGCAGCCCCGGCGGCGGCATGCGCGAGACGCACGCGGTGGAACCGCTCGGCGAGCTCTCGCCTTCAGCGCTGGCGGTGCAGATGTCGCAGGCCGCGATCTATGCCTTGCCTGCGCGCTACGAACCCTTCGGGCAGAGCGCACTGGAGGCCGCGCTGTCGGGCTGCGCGCTGGTGCTCGGCGACATCGGCAGCCTGCGCGAGCTGTGGGGACCTGCCGCGCTCTATGTGCCGCCCGACGACCACGGCGCGTTGCGCGATGCGCTTCTGCGCCTGATCGCGCAGCCGTCGCTGCGCGACCGACTGGCGCGCAGCGCACGGGCCCGCGCGCTGCGCTTCACGCCGGCGCGCATGGCGCACGCCTACCGCCGCGCCTACCGGCAACTGATCGCGCACGCCTCGCCGCCCCCGACGCCGCGCCTGGAGGAGTTCTCATGCGCGTCGTGA
- a CDS encoding inositol-3-phosphate synthase, producing the protein MNKIRVAIIGVGNCASSLVQGVHFYGDASGTDFVPGLMHIDLAGYRPCDIEFSAAFDVHAGKVGLDLSEAILQEPNNTIRFAQVPQLGVKVQRGPTLDGIGKYLRGVVPQARAKPVNVAQVLKDSGTDVVVSYLPVGSTKATEWYAEQVLEAGCAFVNCVPVFIASSKRWQQRFADRGLPVIGDDIKSQVGATIVHRILTDLFRKRGVQLDRTYQLNFGGNTDFLNMLERDRLVSKKISKTQAVTSQLGNPMKAEDVHVGPSDHVPWLTDRKWCYIRMEGTTFGDVPLNCEIKLEVWDSPNSAGVVIDAVRCAKLALDRGIGGPVLAPASYFMKSPPQQFTDDEARELVEAFIRGDAEALAPTPARPPESAGEAIVEPASKSRQT; encoded by the coding sequence ATGAACAAGATTCGCGTCGCGATCATCGGCGTCGGCAACTGCGCCTCGTCGCTGGTACAGGGTGTGCATTTCTACGGCGATGCCTCTGGGACGGACTTCGTGCCGGGCCTGATGCACATCGACCTCGCCGGGTACCGCCCGTGCGACATCGAGTTCAGCGCGGCCTTCGACGTGCATGCGGGCAAGGTGGGACTCGACCTCTCGGAGGCGATCCTGCAGGAGCCCAACAACACGATCCGCTTCGCGCAAGTGCCGCAGCTCGGCGTGAAGGTGCAGCGCGGGCCCACGCTCGACGGCATCGGCAAGTACCTGCGCGGCGTGGTGCCGCAGGCCCGCGCCAAGCCGGTCAACGTTGCGCAGGTCCTGAAGGACAGCGGCACCGATGTGGTGGTGTCGTATCTGCCGGTGGGTTCGACCAAGGCGACCGAGTGGTATGCCGAGCAGGTGCTCGAGGCAGGCTGCGCCTTCGTCAACTGCGTGCCGGTGTTCATCGCCTCGTCGAAGCGGTGGCAGCAACGCTTCGCCGACCGCGGGCTGCCGGTGATCGGCGACGACATCAAGTCGCAGGTGGGCGCGACCATCGTGCACCGCATTCTCACGGACCTGTTCCGCAAGCGCGGCGTGCAGCTCGATCGGACCTACCAGCTCAACTTCGGCGGCAACACCGACTTCCTCAACATGCTGGAGCGAGACCGGCTGGTGTCCAAGAAGATCTCGAAGACGCAGGCGGTGACCAGCCAGCTGGGAAACCCGATGAAGGCCGAGGACGTGCACGTGGGGCCGAGCGACCATGTGCCCTGGCTCACGGACCGCAAGTGGTGCTACATCCGCATGGAGGGCACCACCTTCGGCGACGTGCCGCTGAACTGCGAGATCAAGCTCGAGGTGTGGGACTCGCCCAACTCCGCCGGTGTGGTGATCGACGCGGTGCGCTGCGCCAAGCTGGCGCTCGACCGCGGCATCGGCGGGCCGGTGCTGGCGCCGGCCAGCTATTTCATGAAATCGCCGCCGCAACAGTTCACCGACGACGAAGCGCGCGAACTCGTCGAAGCTTTCATCCGTGGCGATGCCGAGGCGCTCGCGCCGACGCCCGCGCGGCCGCCCGAATCCGCCGGGGAAGCGATCGTCGAGCCCGCAAGCAAGAGCAGGCAGACATGA
- a CDS encoding Gfo/Idh/MocA family protein produces the protein MSEPMVESAPASPVAAVSAGSRRPRLGFLGVGWIGRHRMEAIAADGAAEVAALCDAGPEALGTAVVAHPRAAAASSFDALLDERLDGIVIATPSALHAQQAEAALARGCAVFCQKPLGRSAVESTRVIEAARQAGLLLAVDLSYRHTAAMRCVRELVASGELGEVYAVDLVFHNAYGPDKPWFRDPKRSGGGCVIDLGIHLVDLALWTLGFPHVLEVQSTLWAQGRRLGARPSVVEDHAIAQLELGGGATARLACSWNLHAGCDAVIEATFHGTRGGARLRNLRGSFYDFVAERLDGTRATLLAEPPDDWGGRAAVDWARRLAAGEGFDPEVARVAEVAAVLDAIYGR, from the coding sequence GTGAGCGAACCGATGGTCGAGAGCGCGCCTGCAAGCCCTGTCGCCGCCGTGTCCGCCGGCAGCCGCAGGCCGCGCCTGGGCTTCCTTGGCGTCGGCTGGATCGGCCGGCACCGCATGGAGGCCATTGCCGCGGATGGCGCGGCCGAGGTCGCCGCGCTGTGCGATGCCGGGCCCGAGGCGCTCGGCACCGCCGTCGTGGCGCATCCGCGCGCGGCGGCGGCATCGTCCTTCGATGCGCTGCTCGACGAACGACTCGACGGCATCGTGATCGCGACGCCGAGCGCGCTGCATGCGCAGCAGGCCGAGGCCGCGCTGGCTCGCGGCTGCGCCGTCTTCTGCCAGAAGCCGCTGGGCCGCAGCGCTGTCGAGAGCACCCGCGTGATCGAGGCGGCGCGCCAGGCCGGGCTGCTGCTCGCGGTCGACCTGTCGTACCGCCACACCGCTGCCATGCGCTGCGTGCGCGAGCTGGTGGCCAGCGGCGAGCTCGGCGAGGTGTACGCGGTCGACCTCGTCTTCCACAACGCCTACGGGCCCGACAAGCCGTGGTTCCGCGATCCGAAGCGCTCGGGCGGTGGGTGCGTCATCGACCTGGGCATCCATCTCGTGGACCTGGCGCTGTGGACGCTCGGTTTTCCGCACGTGCTCGAAGTGCAGAGCACGCTGTGGGCGCAGGGCCGCCGCCTCGGCGCCCGGCCGTCGGTGGTGGAAGACCATGCCATCGCGCAACTCGAACTGGGCGGCGGCGCGACGGCGCGACTCGCCTGCTCGTGGAACCTGCACGCCGGCTGCGATGCCGTCATCGAGGCGACTTTCCACGGCACGCGCGGCGGGGCGCGGCTGCGCAACCTGCGCGGCTCCTTCTACGACTTCGTGGCCGAGCGCCTCGACGGCACGCGGGCCACGCTGCTGGCCGAGCCGCCGGACGATTGGGGCGGTCGTGCCGCAGTCGACTGGGCACGCCGCCTCGCCGCCGGAGAGGGCTTCGATCCGGAGGTGGCCCGTGTCGCCGAGGTCGCGGCCGTGCTGGATGCCATCTATGGCCGATGA